One segment of Streptomyces sp. NBC_00576 DNA contains the following:
- a CDS encoding SDR family oxidoreductase: MTELPTESSESAVVVTGATGALGGRVARRLAQQGVAQRLLVRDLERAPDLPGASAILGGFVDHDAVVRGLRGAKTVFMVSASESADRLDQHKAFVDSVAEAGVEHLVYVSFFGAAPYATFTLARDHFHTEEHIRTSGMAYTFLRDNMYAEFVPQLAGADGVIRGPAGQGRAGFVSQDDIADAAAAILTRPGDHTGAVYDLTGPESLTLDDAAGIVSEVLGRSITYHPETVEEAYASRASYGAPPWQLDAWVSTYTAIAAGQLDGVSDAVPFLTGRPATSLADVIRATVAS; encoded by the coding sequence ATGACCGAACTGCCCACCGAATCGTCCGAATCCGCGGTCGTGGTCACCGGAGCCACGGGAGCCCTCGGCGGACGCGTCGCCCGCCGCCTCGCCCAGCAGGGCGTCGCGCAGCGGCTGCTGGTGCGCGACCTCGAACGGGCGCCCGACCTGCCCGGTGCGTCGGCGATCCTCGGCGGTTTCGTCGACCACGACGCCGTCGTCCGTGGACTGCGCGGCGCTAAGACCGTGTTCATGGTGTCCGCCTCCGAGAGTGCCGACCGGCTCGACCAGCACAAGGCCTTCGTGGACAGCGTGGCCGAGGCGGGTGTCGAGCACCTGGTGTACGTGTCCTTCTTCGGCGCCGCGCCCTATGCGACGTTCACCCTGGCCCGCGACCACTTCCACACCGAGGAGCACATCCGCACCAGCGGGATGGCGTACACCTTCCTGCGCGACAACATGTACGCGGAGTTCGTCCCCCAGCTGGCCGGTGCGGACGGTGTGATCCGTGGTCCGGCCGGGCAGGGGCGGGCCGGCTTTGTCTCCCAGGACGACATCGCCGACGCGGCGGCCGCGATCCTGACCCGTCCGGGCGACCACACCGGTGCCGTCTACGACCTGACCGGGCCCGAGTCCCTGACGTTGGACGACGCCGCCGGCATCGTGTCCGAGGTGCTCGGCCGCAGCATCACCTACCACCCCGAGACAGTCGAGGAGGCATACGCCTCCCGCGCCTCCTACGGTGCGCCGCCGTGGCAGCTCGACGCCTGGGTGTCCACCTACACGGCCATCGCGGCCGGCCAACTCGACGGTGTCAGCGACGCGGTGCCCTTCCTCACCGGCCGCCCCGCCACGTCCTTGGCGGACGTCATTCGCGCCACCGTCGCTTCTTGA
- a CDS encoding ABC transporter ATP-binding protein, with amino-acid sequence MIEARELTKRYGDKTVVDHLSFSVKPGEVTGFLGPNGAGKSTTMRMIIGLDSPTGGSVTVNGRSYAQHGAPLHEVGSLLEAKSVHPGRTAFNHLMALAHTHGIARRRVDEVIELAGLTSVAGKRVGAFSLGMGQRLGIASALLADPAIVMLDEPVNGLDPEGVLWVRNLLRSLADEGRAVMLSSHLMSETALIADHLVIIGRGRLLADTTVDDFTRDAGGGGVKVVTAETTTLRSLLAGPDVTISSSSTEELLVSGRSAREIGAIAARHGVPLYELTPQAVSLEEAFMALTHDAVEYQSAPAETARKAA; translated from the coding sequence ATGATCGAAGCGCGTGAGCTGACCAAGCGGTACGGCGACAAGACGGTCGTCGATCACTTGAGCTTCAGCGTCAAACCGGGAGAGGTGACCGGCTTCCTGGGGCCCAACGGAGCGGGCAAGTCCACGACCATGCGCATGATCATCGGGTTGGACTCCCCCACCGGCGGCTCGGTCACGGTCAACGGACGCTCCTACGCACAGCACGGGGCGCCGTTGCACGAGGTCGGCTCTTTGCTGGAGGCCAAGTCCGTCCACCCGGGGCGCACAGCGTTCAACCATCTGATGGCGCTGGCGCACACCCACGGCATCGCGCGCCGCCGGGTGGACGAGGTCATCGAGCTGGCGGGTCTGACAAGCGTGGCCGGCAAGCGGGTGGGCGCCTTCTCGCTCGGCATGGGCCAGCGGCTCGGCATCGCCTCGGCCCTTCTCGCCGACCCGGCGATCGTCATGCTCGACGAACCGGTCAACGGCCTCGACCCCGAGGGCGTGCTGTGGGTACGCAACCTGCTGCGCTCCCTGGCCGACGAGGGGCGGGCGGTGATGCTCTCCTCGCACCTGATGAGCGAGACCGCGCTGATCGCCGACCACCTCGTGATCATCGGCCGCGGCCGGCTCCTCGCGGACACCACGGTCGACGACTTCACCCGGGACGCCGGCGGCGGAGGCGTGAAGGTCGTCACCGCCGAGACCACGACGCTGCGCTCACTGCTGGCGGGCCCCGACGTCACCATCAGCTCCTCCTCCACCGAGGAACTGCTGGTGTCCGGACGCAGCGCCCGCGAGATCGGGGCGATCGCCGCCCGGCACGGGGTACCGCTGTACGAACTCACCCCGCAGGCCGTCTCGTTGGAGGAGGCCTTCATGGCCCTCACCCACGATGCCGTCGAGTACCAGAGCGCCCCCGCCGAGACCGCCCGAAAGGCCGCCTGA
- a CDS encoding ABC transporter permease, with amino-acid sequence MTADILSAAPARTTVHKVTTRRVLRSEWAKFWSLRSSWITLGVALVLLIVFGAIAAATYSPDAPVADGPPGPGSGGISDAVSLALTGVTFASLAVGVLGVLLAAGEYTTGMIRSTLAAVPRRLPVLWSKSAVIGSVALVLTTIAALAAFQLGTLGLDGEKIALSMSDDGVLRSLAGAGVYLGLVAVFGVALGVLLRSSAGAIAALVGVLLILPGLASLLPDSWYDTINPYFPGNAGSAVFALHQSSDALSPGAGIAVFAGWVALTLAGAAYRLVRGDA; translated from the coding sequence ATGACTGCCGACATCCTGTCCGCGGCTCCTGCCCGCACGACGGTGCACAAGGTCACCACCCGCCGGGTACTTCGTTCGGAGTGGGCCAAGTTCTGGTCGCTGCGCTCCAGCTGGATCACCCTGGGCGTCGCCCTCGTCCTGCTCATCGTCTTCGGGGCGATCGCCGCCGCCACCTACAGTCCGGACGCCCCGGTGGCCGACGGGCCGCCCGGACCGGGTTCCGGCGGCATCAGCGACGCGGTCAGCCTGGCCCTGACCGGTGTCACCTTCGCGTCGCTGGCCGTCGGAGTGCTCGGGGTGCTGCTCGCCGCGGGCGAGTACACCACCGGCATGATCCGCTCCACGCTCGCCGCGGTGCCCCGCAGACTGCCCGTCCTGTGGTCGAAGAGCGCCGTGATCGGCTCCGTCGCGCTGGTCCTCACCACCATCGCCGCGCTGGCCGCCTTCCAGCTCGGCACGCTGGGCCTCGACGGTGAGAAGATCGCCCTTTCCATGAGCGACGACGGGGTGCTGCGCAGCCTGGCCGGCGCCGGCGTCTATCTCGGCCTGGTCGCGGTGTTCGGTGTGGCCCTGGGTGTGCTGCTGCGCTCCTCCGCAGGGGCCATCGCGGCCCTGGTCGGCGTCCTGCTCATCCTGCCCGGCCTGGCCTCGCTGCTGCCCGACTCCTGGTACGACACGATCAACCCGTACTTCCCCGGCAACGCGGGCTCGGCCGTCTTCGCCCTGCACCAGTCCTCCGACGCCCTCTCCCCCGGCGCGGGAATCGCCGTCTTCGCCGGCTGGGTGGCGCTGACCCTCGCCGGGGCGGCCTACCGGCTGGTCCGCGGCGACGCGTGA
- a CDS encoding sensor histidine kinase gives MSPEPAAAAAHPTRGTALPPSPGFDAAWTHPLLGRLLRDQNRRQRLDRRHPWLLDTAVVLFVAFVSLPDLISRDNDGPFREAVDNDTYPLVVLFAFAVALIVPLWWRRRAPAATFFVIALVSFVQWSLGIWQQAGLSTLVALYTLAVHGSLRKLGWAAAVTGVEVALAVCLLMPVEHPLLSMFFLLGTATAAIAVGLTLRIRRMYLAALEDRAGRLEVERDQRVRLTAAAERSRVAREMHDIVGHNLSVMVSLADGAATLATNRGEQSAEALRILGDTGRQAMGELRRVLGVLREEQEDVRMLSPQPGIRDLDPLLARVRAAGLTVTYRTVGELEPLTSGVQLTVYRIVQEALTNTLRHAGTGSAAEVTVTADAGQVRIRVADTGVPPGAPTPAQSAPRTGDTGHGVVGIRQRAAMYGGAVVIGPRDTGHGWLVDVVLDAPAPAAPASSAAGEQLP, from the coding sequence ATGAGCCCCGAGCCGGCGGCAGCCGCCGCGCACCCGACCCGGGGGACGGCACTTCCGCCGTCCCCCGGGTTCGACGCCGCCTGGACACACCCGCTGCTGGGCCGGCTGCTGCGCGACCAGAACCGCCGGCAGCGGTTGGACCGGCGGCATCCATGGCTCCTCGACACCGCGGTGGTGCTCTTCGTCGCTTTCGTCAGCCTGCCCGATCTGATCTCCCGCGACAACGACGGTCCCTTCCGGGAGGCGGTCGACAACGACACGTATCCGCTGGTCGTCCTGTTCGCCTTCGCCGTCGCACTCATCGTGCCGCTGTGGTGGCGGCGCAGAGCCCCGGCCGCCACCTTCTTCGTGATCGCGCTGGTGTCCTTCGTCCAGTGGTCCCTGGGCATCTGGCAGCAGGCCGGACTCAGCACACTCGTGGCCCTGTACACCCTGGCCGTGCACGGGTCGTTGCGGAAACTGGGCTGGGCCGCCGCGGTGACCGGCGTCGAGGTCGCTCTGGCGGTGTGCCTCCTGATGCCCGTCGAACATCCGCTGCTCAGCATGTTCTTCCTGCTGGGAACGGCAACCGCGGCCATCGCCGTCGGCCTGACACTCCGGATCCGCCGGATGTACCTGGCGGCGCTGGAGGACCGCGCCGGACGCCTGGAGGTCGAGCGTGACCAACGCGTCCGGCTCACCGCCGCCGCCGAGCGCTCCCGCGTCGCACGCGAGATGCACGACATCGTCGGCCACAACCTCTCCGTCATGGTCTCCCTCGCCGACGGCGCCGCGACCCTGGCCACCAACCGGGGCGAACAGTCGGCCGAAGCACTGCGGATCCTCGGCGACACCGGCCGCCAGGCCATGGGCGAACTCCGCCGCGTGCTGGGCGTCCTGCGCGAGGAACAGGAAGACGTACGGATGCTCAGCCCACAGCCCGGCATCCGGGATCTGGACCCCCTGCTGGCCCGGGTCCGCGCGGCGGGGCTGACGGTGACCTACCGGACGGTGGGCGAGCTCGAGCCACTGACCAGCGGCGTCCAGCTCACCGTCTACCGCATCGTCCAGGAAGCGCTGACCAACACGCTCAGGCACGCGGGTACGGGCTCCGCCGCCGAGGTCACCGTGACCGCGGACGCCGGCCAGGTGCGGATCCGCGTCGCCGACACGGGCGTACCGCCGGGCGCGCCCACACCCGCGCAGTCGGCACCGCGGACCGGCGACACCGGCCATGGGGTGGTCGGCATCCGCCAGCGGGCCGCCATGTACGGCGGTGCCGTCGTCATCGGACCGCGCGACACCGGCCACGGCTGGCTCGTGGACGTCGTGCTCGATGCGCCCGCACCCGCCGCGCCTGCCTCGTCCGCAGCGGGAGAGCAGCTGCCATGA
- a CDS encoding response regulator transcription factor yields MTTVLIADDQPLQRMGFRMLIEGTPGLTPVGEAAHGAEAVRLASELRPDVVLMDIRMPGMDGLEATRRIIATGGRTRVLIVTTFDLDEYAYEGLRAGASGFLLKDARPEELVAGIHAVATGDAVVAPRLTRRLLDAYAHQVLAPTGAPTAVDPRLQALSDREREVLVAVAQGWTNSEIAERLVLTESTVKKHVGRVLAKIGARDRIQAVITAYDAGLVRAKP; encoded by the coding sequence ATGACCACCGTGCTGATCGCCGACGACCAGCCTCTGCAGCGCATGGGCTTCCGCATGCTCATCGAGGGCACCCCCGGGCTGACTCCGGTCGGCGAGGCCGCGCACGGCGCCGAAGCTGTCCGCCTGGCCTCTGAACTGCGCCCCGACGTCGTCCTCATGGACATCCGCATGCCCGGCATGGACGGCCTGGAGGCCACCCGCCGCATCATCGCCACCGGTGGCCGCACTCGCGTCCTCATCGTGACCACCTTCGACCTCGACGAGTACGCCTACGAAGGCCTGCGGGCCGGCGCCAGCGGCTTTCTGCTCAAGGACGCCCGCCCCGAGGAGCTCGTCGCCGGCATCCACGCGGTCGCGACCGGCGACGCGGTCGTGGCTCCCCGTCTGACCCGTCGGCTACTGGACGCCTACGCCCACCAGGTCCTCGCCCCGACCGGCGCACCTACGGCAGTCGACCCCCGGTTGCAGGCGCTCAGCGATCGCGAACGCGAGGTGCTCGTCGCCGTCGCGCAGGGCTGGACCAACAGCGAGATCGCCGAGCGGCTCGTCCTCACCGAGTCCACCGTCAAGAAGCACGTCGGCCGCGTCCTCGCCAAGATCGGCGCCCGTGACCGCATCCAGGCCGTGATCACGGCGTACGACGCCGGACTGGTCAGGGCCAAGCCGTAG
- a CDS encoding DEAD/DEAH box helicase, which produces MNAKPSAATVPQGEFAIPKTVSPGLPPAASFDALGLPPELMETMTGLGVTEPFPIQAATLPDALAGRDVLGRARTGSGKTLAFGLALLVRTAGRRAESKRPLALVLVPTRELAQQVGDALAPYARTLGVRLATVVGGLSINRQQAELRTGAEVVIATPGRLTDLVSRRDCVLNHVRITVLDEADQMCDLGFLPQVSDIMDQLPSEGQRLLFSATLDRNVDQLVRDHLHDPVLATVDRVAGSVTTMEHHVLNIHAADKYATATEIAARDGRVLMFLDTKTGVDQFTRHLRASGVRAGALHSGKSQPQRTHTLGQFKDGEITVLVATNVAARGIHIDALDLVVNVDPPADAKDYLHRGGRTARAGESGKVVTLVTPNQRRDVNRMMSDAGIRPTVAQVRSGEEKLTAITGAKRPPTATKTNTGNAPFRGLGTRPGRPAKESRKAAEARKTAEARAAARVRKGR; this is translated from the coding sequence ATGAACGCCAAACCGTCGGCTGCCACAGTGCCGCAGGGCGAGTTCGCCATCCCGAAGACGGTGTCCCCGGGCCTGCCACCGGCCGCGTCCTTCGACGCGCTCGGGCTGCCGCCGGAGCTCATGGAGACGATGACGGGCCTCGGGGTCACGGAGCCCTTCCCCATCCAGGCGGCGACCCTGCCCGACGCGCTGGCCGGCCGCGATGTCCTGGGCCGCGCCCGCACCGGCTCCGGCAAGACGCTCGCCTTCGGACTCGCGCTGCTCGTCCGGACGGCGGGCCGGCGCGCGGAGTCCAAGAGGCCGCTCGCACTGGTGCTGGTGCCGACCCGGGAACTCGCGCAGCAGGTGGGCGACGCGCTGGCGCCGTACGCGCGGACACTCGGCGTACGACTGGCGACGGTGGTCGGCGGGCTGTCGATCAACCGGCAGCAGGCGGAGCTGCGGACCGGGGCCGAGGTGGTCATCGCGACACCGGGACGGCTGACCGACCTGGTGTCGCGCCGGGACTGCGTCCTGAACCACGTGCGGATCACGGTGCTGGACGAGGCGGACCAGATGTGTGACCTGGGGTTCCTGCCCCAGGTTTCGGACATCATGGACCAGCTCCCCTCCGAGGGACAGCGGCTGCTGTTCTCGGCGACGCTCGACCGCAACGTTGACCAGCTGGTACGCGACCACCTCCACGACCCGGTGCTCGCCACGGTCGACCGGGTGGCGGGCTCGGTCACCACGATGGAACACCACGTGCTGAACATCCACGCCGCCGACAAGTACGCGACCGCGACGGAGATCGCGGCACGGGACGGCCGGGTACTGATGTTCCTGGACACCAAGACCGGCGTGGACCAGTTCACCCGTCACCTGCGGGCCAGCGGAGTTCGGGCCGGCGCTCTGCACAGCGGTAAGTCGCAGCCCCAACGCACGCACACGCTCGGCCAGTTCAAGGACGGCGAGATCACCGTTCTGGTGGCTACCAACGTCGCCGCGCGGGGCATTCACATCGACGCCCTCGACCTCGTCGTCAACGTCGACCCGCCGGCCGACGCCAAGGACTACCTGCACCGCGGTGGGCGTACGGCGCGTGCGGGGGAGTCCGGGAAGGTGGTCACCCTGGTCACCCCCAACCAGCGGCGCGATGTGAACCGGATGATGTCCGACGCCGGGATCCGTCCGACGGTCGCACAGGTGCGCTCCGGCGAGGAGAAGCTGACCGCGATCACCGGCGCGAAACGCCCGCCGACCGCGACGAAGACGAACACCGGCAATGCCCCCTTCCGCGGCCTCGGCACCCGCCCGGGCCGCCCCGCCAAGGAGTCCCGCAAAGCCGCCGAGGCCCGCAAGACCGCGGAAGCCCGTGCCGCGGCCCGGGTACGCAAGGGCCGCTGA
- a CDS encoding aldo/keto reductase, which translates to MHTRRIGDAEVSAIGLGGMPMSIEGRPDEARSLATIHAALDAGLTLIDTADAYHLGADEVGHNETLIAKALASHERGPDVLVATKGGHLRPGDGSWTLDGSPAHIREACEASLRRLGVEAIGLYQFHRPDPEVPYEESVGAVRDLLDEGKIRMAGVSNADPDQIRLANEILGGRLVAVQNQFSPAFRSSEPELRLCDELGIAFLPWSPLGGISRAGGLGSAYAPFARIAAAHGVSPQRVCLAWMLAKSPVVVPIPGASRPETIRDSAAAVDLVLSAEESAELDAV; encoded by the coding sequence ATGCACACTCGACGCATCGGTGACGCTGAGGTCAGCGCGATCGGTCTGGGCGGGATGCCCATGTCGATCGAGGGGCGGCCGGACGAGGCCCGTTCCCTCGCCACCATCCACGCCGCGCTCGACGCGGGCCTGACACTGATCGACACGGCGGACGCCTACCACCTGGGCGCCGACGAGGTCGGTCACAACGAAACCCTCATCGCCAAGGCGCTGGCCTCCCACGAGCGCGGGCCGGATGTCCTGGTCGCCACCAAGGGCGGTCATCTGCGTCCCGGTGACGGCAGTTGGACCCTGGACGGCTCCCCGGCACACATCAGGGAGGCGTGCGAGGCCTCGCTGCGCCGCCTGGGCGTGGAGGCCATCGGGCTGTACCAGTTCCATCGCCCCGACCCCGAGGTCCCGTACGAGGAGTCGGTCGGCGCGGTCCGGGACCTGCTCGACGAGGGCAAGATCCGTATGGCGGGAGTCTCCAACGCCGACCCGGACCAGATCCGGCTGGCGAACGAGATCCTCGGCGGACGTCTGGTCGCCGTGCAGAACCAGTTCTCCCCGGCGTTCCGCTCCAGCGAACCGGAGCTTCGGCTGTGCGACGAGCTGGGCATCGCGTTCCTGCCCTGGAGTCCGCTCGGCGGCATCTCCCGCGCCGGTGGGCTCGGTTCGGCGTACGCCCCCTTCGCCCGCATCGCGGCGGCCCACGGCGTCAGTCCGCAGCGAGTGTGCCTGGCCTGGATGCTCGCCAAGTCACCGGTGGTCGTCCCGATCCCCGGTGCCAGCCGCCCGGAGACCATCCGCGACTCCGCGGCCGCCGTGGACCTGGTGCTCTCCGCCGAGGAGTCGGCCGAGCTGGACGCCGTCTGA
- a CDS encoding LmeA family phospholipid-binding protein — translation MRRRWVKVLVITVVVLAVLFTAADRVAVHYADKEAAQLAEEKYGYGNTTDGHLDVSIEGFPFLTQLAGESFGHVALTASRFSIDTTSNIQGGYLHIDRLHLDLRDVRVTSLTARSAEANLATGTMTLSYEELSGVLTRLAGHGGPLQVSRAPGSNGQAARVKVSGTAGGTALDATGTLLAQGTELSLTVPGVERAGMVWRVGLPEGVGFEAARATADGVEISLVGHQVRLGSSRFGT, via the coding sequence GTGAGACGTCGATGGGTGAAGGTTCTGGTGATCACGGTCGTGGTGCTCGCCGTGCTGTTCACGGCTGCCGACCGGGTAGCCGTGCACTACGCCGACAAGGAGGCCGCGCAGCTCGCCGAGGAGAAGTACGGCTACGGCAACACCACCGACGGCCACCTGGACGTGTCGATCGAGGGCTTTCCCTTCCTGACCCAGCTGGCCGGCGAGAGCTTCGGTCATGTGGCGCTGACGGCGAGCCGGTTCTCCATCGACACCACGAGCAATATCCAGGGCGGCTATCTGCACATCGACCGGCTCCACCTGGACCTGCGTGATGTGCGGGTGACGTCGCTGACAGCGCGCAGCGCCGAGGCGAACCTCGCCACCGGCACCATGACTCTCTCGTACGAGGAACTGTCCGGAGTGCTGACCCGGCTCGCGGGCCACGGAGGCCCCTTGCAGGTCTCCCGGGCGCCGGGGTCGAACGGCCAGGCGGCACGCGTCAAGGTCTCGGGCACGGCGGGCGGGACGGCGCTGGACGCCACGGGCACGCTCCTGGCGCAGGGCACTGAGCTCTCCCTGACGGTCCCTGGTGTCGAAAGGGCCGGAATGGTCTGGCGGGTCGGCCTCCCGGAAGGCGTCGGCTTCGAAGCGGCGCGCGCCACCGCGGACGGCGTCGAGATCAGCCTCGTCGGTCACCAGGTGAGGCTCGGCTCGTCGCGCTTCGGAACGTGA
- a CDS encoding helix-turn-helix transcriptional regulator, whose amino-acid sequence MLPAEDSEEAAAARAAVLALRRDSGMPVAGAAWVVGPRLLRIGETSGVKLPGCRGFPVPAGAGLIGNVLTTRRLAAVSDYRSAQHISHEYDLFVAVEEVRAMAAAPVIVGTTVRAALFVGSRDAVRLSDRVLTAVTEAARDLEQFLASHEHAHRLLTEARSGPNAASPHDAAALEQVHEVHTELLDLTATIGEGHLKERFHEVCSLLEAGCCSERTTRGPAACLSPRELDVLAAVAAGCTNVDICRRLGIGLETVKGHLRSVMRKLGTRTRLEAVTAARRSGLLP is encoded by the coding sequence ATGTTGCCGGCGGAAGACAGTGAAGAGGCCGCCGCCGCCCGAGCCGCGGTGCTGGCGCTGCGCAGGGACAGCGGTATGCCTGTCGCGGGCGCGGCCTGGGTCGTCGGCCCCCGGTTGCTGCGGATCGGTGAGACCAGCGGTGTGAAGTTGCCGGGATGCAGAGGGTTTCCCGTGCCCGCGGGCGCCGGACTGATCGGCAATGTCCTGACGACACGTCGGCTCGCAGCGGTGAGCGACTATCGGTCGGCCCAGCACATCAGCCATGAGTACGACTTGTTCGTCGCGGTGGAGGAGGTGCGCGCGATGGCGGCGGCGCCCGTGATCGTGGGTACCACGGTACGAGCCGCGCTCTTCGTGGGGTCACGTGACGCGGTACGGCTGAGCGACCGCGTACTGACCGCGGTGACGGAGGCGGCACGCGACCTGGAGCAGTTCCTCGCGTCCCACGAGCACGCCCACCGGCTCCTGACGGAGGCCAGATCAGGGCCGAACGCCGCCTCGCCCCATGACGCGGCGGCCCTGGAACAGGTGCACGAGGTCCACACCGAGCTGCTGGATCTGACGGCGACGATCGGCGAGGGCCACCTCAAGGAACGCTTCCACGAGGTGTGTTCCCTGCTGGAGGCCGGTTGCTGCTCCGAGCGGACGACCCGCGGGCCGGCGGCGTGTCTGTCCCCGCGCGAACTGGACGTCCTGGCCGCGGTCGCCGCGGGCTGCACCAACGTGGACATCTGCCGCCGGCTCGGCATCGGCCTGGAGACCGTGAAGGGCCACCTGCGTTCGGTGATGCGCAAACTCGGCACCAGGACCCGCCTCGAAGCCGTCACCGCGGCCCGCCGGTCGGGCCTGCTTCCGTAG
- a CDS encoding helix-turn-helix transcriptional regulator — protein MTVKPPPTSDDDRQLKRAIDVLRHTTGVDLTFGGVVTRGRHAQLTEFAGNSTRALMGLTLGFGMGLGGKAVALHRPIAVNDYANSRQISHHYDLMVAAEGIRAVVAAPVVVNRTVRAVMYGAVRQSVGLGDRTVDAVMDTARALEQNLAVRDEVGRRLAELDEPAVGDDRPPGAVSPRWEAVREAYADLRVLAQHLTDTDLRDRVASLSDRLADAGAPAARRPSAPALSSRELDVLSCVALGRTNTDVADELGLRAETVKSYLRSAMRRLGCHSRLEAVMTARRLGLLP, from the coding sequence ATGACAGTGAAACCGCCCCCCACTTCGGACGACGACCGCCAACTCAAACGGGCCATCGATGTGTTACGCCACACCACCGGCGTGGATCTCACCTTCGGTGGCGTCGTGACCAGAGGGCGGCACGCCCAGCTCACCGAGTTCGCCGGCAATTCGACGAGAGCCCTCATGGGGCTGACTCTCGGGTTCGGCATGGGGCTCGGCGGAAAAGCGGTGGCTCTGCACCGCCCCATCGCGGTCAACGACTACGCGAACTCCAGGCAGATCAGCCATCACTACGATCTCATGGTCGCCGCGGAGGGCATTCGCGCCGTCGTGGCAGCCCCCGTCGTGGTGAATCGAACCGTGCGGGCGGTGATGTACGGCGCGGTCCGCCAGTCCGTCGGGCTGGGCGACCGGACGGTGGACGCCGTCATGGACACCGCCCGCGCCCTGGAACAGAACCTGGCGGTGCGCGACGAGGTGGGGCGCCGCCTTGCCGAGCTCGACGAGCCTGCGGTGGGAGACGACCGGCCGCCGGGGGCGGTGTCCCCCCGGTGGGAAGCGGTACGCGAGGCATACGCCGACCTGCGGGTCCTCGCCCAGCACCTCACGGACACCGACCTGCGCGACCGGGTCGCCTCGCTGAGCGACAGACTGGCCGACGCCGGAGCCCCCGCGGCCCGGCGCCCCTCCGCCCCGGCCCTGTCGTCGCGAGAACTCGACGTGCTGTCCTGCGTCGCACTGGGACGGACCAACACCGACGTGGCGGACGAACTCGGCCTGCGGGCCGAAACCGTGAAGAGCTATCTGCGCAGCGCGATGCGCAGGCTGGGATGCCACTCCCGGCTGGAGGCGGTCATGACGGCCCGCCGTCTGGGCCTGCTGCCCTGA
- a CDS encoding 2OG-Fe(II) oxygenase family protein — MTELQTFQLPRTVEGSDADRLLGQALIAAWQADGIFQILATSEQDAVTGRALDASRAFVSRPLKEKAQHVSDLTYSGYVASGEEETAGEKDGSEIFTVCPDIPDDDPRVIDKWPCHGPAPWPSDQYATAMKDYMAVVGDIGHRLLRLTALGLGLDDMEHFTRLTEDGWHHMRVLRFPPADATSERGIGSHTDYGLLVIAVQDDVGGLYIRPPVPGEARGRNWLPEESMAGRYENEDPWTFVPPAPSVFTVFPGDIMQFITGGTLLSTPHKVRLADRERFTMAYFHEPSFQAVARPLDAPESDEFIHYGTHFTNMFMRCYPERSTTARIEQEDRLVVLERLRKEALTS; from the coding sequence ATGACCGAACTGCAGACTTTCCAACTGCCCCGGACCGTCGAGGGCAGCGACGCCGACCGCTTACTCGGCCAAGCGCTCATCGCGGCCTGGCAGGCCGACGGCATCTTCCAGATCCTGGCCACTTCCGAACAGGATGCCGTCACCGGACGAGCCCTCGACGCATCCCGCGCCTTCGTCAGCCGCCCGCTGAAGGAGAAGGCCCAGCACGTGTCCGACCTCACCTACAGCGGATATGTCGCATCCGGTGAGGAGGAGACGGCCGGGGAGAAGGACGGCTCGGAGATCTTCACCGTGTGCCCGGACATTCCCGACGACGACCCCCGCGTCATCGACAAGTGGCCATGCCACGGCCCCGCCCCCTGGCCGTCCGATCAGTACGCAACGGCCATGAAGGACTACATGGCCGTCGTCGGAGACATCGGCCACCGTCTGCTCCGACTGACCGCGCTGGGCCTCGGCCTCGACGACATGGAGCACTTCACGCGGCTCACCGAAGACGGCTGGCACCACATGAGGGTGCTGCGCTTCCCGCCGGCGGATGCCACCTCCGAGCGCGGGATCGGCTCCCACACCGACTACGGTCTGCTCGTCATCGCGGTCCAGGACGACGTCGGCGGCCTCTACATACGGCCGCCCGTCCCGGGCGAGGCCCGGGGGCGCAACTGGCTGCCCGAGGAGTCCATGGCGGGGCGCTACGAGAACGAGGACCCCTGGACCTTCGTCCCCCCGGCCCCGTCGGTCTTCACGGTCTTCCCCGGCGACATCATGCAGTTCATCACCGGCGGGACTCTCCTCTCCACCCCGCACAAGGTGCGCCTGGCCGACCGCGAGCGATTCACCATGGCCTACTTCCACGAGCCGTCGTTCCAGGCCGTGGCCCGCCCCCTCGACGCCCCCGAGTCGGATGAGTTCATCCACTACGGGACGCACTTCACCAACATGTTCATGCGCTGCTACCCCGAGCGTTCCACCACCGCGCGGATCGAGCAGGAGGACCGGCTGGTCGTCCTGGAGCGTCTCCGCAAGGAGGCCCTCACCTCTTGA